The following are encoded together in the Zingiber officinale cultivar Zhangliang chromosome 8A, Zo_v1.1, whole genome shotgun sequence genome:
- the LOC122012121 gene encoding uncharacterized protein LOC122012121 produces MFIFTFSFLLFLFIFFISSSYSSSPRTQAIPATLLLLPYPNRGGSSLLRDLSRARLHFLFSVSSSPLTSSPLPTPSISHKNSGGFALCPSRPLHLPAIFPEPSITPAADLLPFPWSPSADHHSAAALFSLPIFVSVSLFDSAEDNTELCFSRILEGTRIPEEDKLLWGFSWIRQSLLPAKFFDFQQQERLWKLR; encoded by the exons atgtttatatttacattttcttttcttttatttctttttattttctttatttcctcttcTTATTCCTCATCTCCCCGAACCCAAGCCATCCCCGcaactcttctccttcttccctaCCCTAACCGTGGCGGTTCTTCTCTGCTTCGCGATTTAAGCCGCGCCCGACTccacttcctcttctcggtttcctcctctcctcttacatcttctcctctgccgacgccgagcatCAGCCACAAGAACTCCGGCGGTTTCGCTCTTTGCCCTAGCCGACCCCTTCATTTGCCGGCGATCTTCCCTGAGCCGAGCATCACGCCGGCAGCCGACCTATTGCCTTTCCCCTGGAGTCCCAGCGCCGACCACCACAGTGCCGCGGCCCTTTTCTCTCTTCCCATCTTCGTCAGTGTGTCTCTGTTTGATAGTGCCGAAGACAATACCGAGCTGTGTtttagccggatcttggag GGTACTAGAATTCCAGAAGAGGATAAATTGCTGTGGGGTTTTTCTTGGATCCGGCAATCACTGCTTCCAGCAAAATTCTTTGATTTCCAACAGCAAGAACGGCTGTGGAAATTGAGGTAA